The genomic segment CATCTTTAGGTATAAACTATATAGTAGGAGAACAATATTTAAGTATTTTACTTTCGGGGAAAACTTTTAAACCTATTTATGATAGATTGGGATTGCATCCTAAAAATTTATCTAGAACTTTAGAAGATTCAGGTACTGTTATTAACCCTTTAGTTCCTTGGGGTGTTTGCGGTGTGTTTATAACAAGTGTTTTAGGTGTAAATACTATAGAATACATACCTTATGCTATATTTTGTTATTCAAGTCTTGTACTAACCTTATTATTTGGATTTACAGGAATTACATTGAGTAAGAAATAGGATACAACTACATGTTAATGATTTTTTTAACTTTTATTGAATAATATTTATCAATTTGATATAATAATTATGAAAACAATTAGAACTTAGGAGGAAAATAATGTCTTTAGTAGGAAAAGAAATACAAGAATTTAGTGCACAAGCATATAATCCAACAACAGAAGAATTTATAACTGTAACGGATAAAGATTTAAGAGGTAAGTGGAGTGTTATAATGTTTTATCCAGCAGATTTTACATTTGTATGCCCTACAGAATTAGAAGATTTACAAGAACAATATGATACTTTAAAATCTTTGGATACAGAAGTTTATTCTGTTTCAACTGATACTCATTTTGTACATAAAGCATGGCATGATCATTCAGATAAGATATCTAAACTTACATTTAAAATGATAGGAGATCCTAGTCATTTAATCTCTAAACAATTTGAAGTTTTAGATGAATCAGGATTAGCGCAAAGAGCAACATTTATAATAGATCCAGATGGTGTAGTTCAAGTAGTTGAAATAAATGCTGATGGAATAGGAAGAGATTCTTCAGTGTTAGTTGATAAAATTAAAGCAGGACAATTTATTAGAAAAAACCCAGGACAAGTATGTCCAGCAAAATGGAAAGAAACAGGTGAAACTTTAACACCAGGATTAGATTTAGTAGGTAAAATATAATGAGTATAATAGATTCTAGTTTAAAAGGACAACTTTCACAATATTTACAACTTTTAGAAAATAAGATTTCTATAGGTATGAGTTTAGATGAAAGTGAAAATTCAAAAAAATTAAGAGATTTCATTTTAGAAATTGTATCATTATCTGATAAAATTTCTGTAACTGAAGAAAAATCAAATTACACACCTTCATTTTCTGTAAATAGATTAGATGAAAAAACAGGTATAGAATTTGCAGGAATTCCTTTAGGTCATGAATTTGAATCTCTTGTATTAGCTTTACTTCAAGTAGGTGGGCGTAAACCTAAAATATCAGAAGAACAGTTTGCAAGAATTAAAGCTATAGATAAAGAATTAAAATTTGAAACTATAGTTAGTTTATCTTGTCATAATTGTCCTGATGTTGTACAGGCTTTAAATATATTATCAGTTTTAAATTCTAAAATTAGTCATACTATGATAGAAGGTGGAATGTTCCAAGAATTAATAGAAACTAAAGGTATTATGGCAGTTCCAACTGTTCTTTTAAATGGTGAGGAATTTGTTGCTGGTAAAACAAATCTTGATAAAATTCTTGATATGATAGCTGGACCTAAATCTGATGATAAAATAAAGGAAATAGCAAAATTAGATACTTTAATAATAGGTGGAGGACCAGCAGCGGCAACTGCAGCTATTTATCTTGCAAGAAAAGATTGGAATACAGCTATAGTTTGTGATGAATTTGGAGGACAAGTCAAAGAAACTTTAGGTATAGAAAATATCACTGGTACTAAATATACTGAAGGTCCTAAATATATGGCTCAAGTAAAAGAACATGTAATAGAATACAATGTTCCAATATTTGAAGGATATAAGGTTGAAAGTATAGAAAAAGGTGATGAATTTAAATCTAAGTTAAATAATGGAATAGAGATATTATCTAAAACTGTTATAGTTGCAACAGGTGCAAGATGGAGACTTTTAGGTATTCCAGGTGAAACTGAATTTAAAAATAAAGGAATAGCATATTGTGTACATTGTGATGGACCTTTATTTAAAGATAAAAAAGTTGCTGTTATAGGTGGAGGAAATTCTGGTATAGAAGCAGCTATTGATTTAGCCCCTATAGCAAAAGAAGTAGTAGTATTAGAATTTGCCGATACATTAAAAGCTGATGATGTTTTACAGGATAGAGCAAGATCATTAAGTAATATAGAAATAATAACTAATGCAGAAACAACATCTATAGATGGAGATAATAAGGTACAAGGTTTAACTTATACAGATAGAATATCTGGTAAATCTATTTCAAGAGATATAGATGGTTGTTTTATTCAAGTAGGGTTAGTTCCTAATACAGAATTTTTAGATAATAAAGTTGAAAAGACTAGAATGGGTGAAATTGTTGTTGATGGACAAGGTCAGAGTTCTATTGAAGGACTATTTGCTGCAGGAGATTGTACAAATACAGAATTTAAACAAATAGTAATAGCTTCTGGAAGTGGAGCTAGTGCAGCTCTTGGAGTTAATAATTATTTAGTTAGAAAAAAATAGTATAAAAAAACATATATCAATAAAATCAATAATAATGTTTGTTATTATAAAATTTAGAGATATATGTTTTTATTTTTTCTCTTTAACACTTAATAAAGTAACAGAACCTATTATTAATATAACCCCTATAATTTGTATAAAAGATATAGTGGTTGTTT from the Pseudostreptobacillus hongkongensis genome contains:
- the ahpC gene encoding alkyl hydroperoxide reductase subunit C, producing the protein MSLVGKEIQEFSAQAYNPTTEEFITVTDKDLRGKWSVIMFYPADFTFVCPTELEDLQEQYDTLKSLDTEVYSVSTDTHFVHKAWHDHSDKISKLTFKMIGDPSHLISKQFEVLDESGLAQRATFIIDPDGVVQVVEINADGIGRDSSVLVDKIKAGQFIRKNPGQVCPAKWKETGETLTPGLDLVGKI
- the ahpF gene encoding alkyl hydroperoxide reductase subunit F, translated to MSIIDSSLKGQLSQYLQLLENKISIGMSLDESENSKKLRDFILEIVSLSDKISVTEEKSNYTPSFSVNRLDEKTGIEFAGIPLGHEFESLVLALLQVGGRKPKISEEQFARIKAIDKELKFETIVSLSCHNCPDVVQALNILSVLNSKISHTMIEGGMFQELIETKGIMAVPTVLLNGEEFVAGKTNLDKILDMIAGPKSDDKIKEIAKLDTLIIGGGPAAATAAIYLARKDWNTAIVCDEFGGQVKETLGIENITGTKYTEGPKYMAQVKEHVIEYNVPIFEGYKVESIEKGDEFKSKLNNGIEILSKTVIVATGARWRLLGIPGETEFKNKGIAYCVHCDGPLFKDKKVAVIGGGNSGIEAAIDLAPIAKEVVVLEFADTLKADDVLQDRARSLSNIEIITNAETTSIDGDNKVQGLTYTDRISGKSISRDIDGCFIQVGLVPNTEFLDNKVEKTRMGEIVVDGQGQSSIEGLFAAGDCTNTEFKQIVIASGSGASAALGVNNYLVRKK